One window of Serinus canaria isolate serCan28SL12 chromosome 3, serCan2020, whole genome shotgun sequence genomic DNA carries:
- the DDX43 gene encoding probable ATP-dependent RNA helicase DDX43, with protein MSDWDASSDEELGAQDWPRAAAAAGPLCWSPSTPSWGRASVESGGRRGRGTGNAGGEGWEPRGAEGSGGPRRAAWQRPPRAAAGQARDSAAPLCFHLDSALVGALIGRGGTKIKELEDSSGSRIKVTRGTYESEVKIFGSIDVQNKAKMLIDNLITSSGQNYVRGGTEKGKTLDIIKPENNPKKPVINWASIRENRAKYESMKWAGLPPIEKNFYKESPRTASMSQEEVELWRKENNDITCDDLKEGEKRCIPNPVCKFEDVFEHYPDIMANIRKVGFQKPTPIQSQAWPIILQGIDLIGIAQTGTGKTLAYLMPGFIHLTSQPISKDQRGGPGMLVLAPTRELALQVEAECSKYAYKGIKSICVYGGGDRKGQIDTVTKGVDIVIATPGRLNDLQMNNFINLKSITYLVLDEADRMLDMGFEPQIMKILIDVRPDRQTVMTSATWPDGVRRLAKSYLKNPMIVYVGTLDLAAVSTVQQKVIVIPEEEKRSFMHSFIKSMKPKDKVIIFVGKKLTADDLASDFGIQGIPVQSLHGNREQCDREQALDDFKKGKVRILVATDLASRGLDVHDITHVFNFDFPRNIEEYVHRVGRTGRAGRSGEAVTLVTSNDWRFASELIDILERANQVVPDELIAMAERYKQSQMRKEIEKDIPRPWRKPSK; from the exons ATGTCGGACTGGGACGCGAGCAGCGACGAGGAGCTGGGTGCGCAGGACTGGCCGCgggccgctgctgctgccgggcCGCTGTGCTGGTCGCCTAGCACCCCTTCGTGGGGCCGCGCCTCCGTGGAGAGCGGCGGGCGACGGGGGAGGGGCACGGGGAATGCCGGAGGGGAAGGGTGGGAGCCGCGAGGCGCTGAAGGCTCCGGCGGCCCGAGGCGGGCGGCGTGGCAGCGGCCGCCCCGAGCTGCGGCCGGCCAGGCTCGGGACTCTGCGGCGCCGCTCTGCTTCCACCTGGATAGCGCTCTGGTCGGGGCTCTCATAG GTAGGGGTGGAACTAAAATTAAAGAACTTGAGGATTCTTCAGGTTCCAGGATAAAG GTTACAAGAGGAACCTATGAATCTGAAGTAAAGATTTTTGGCAGCATTGATGTGCAAAACAAAGCCAAGATGTTGATTGACAATCTTATTACAAGTTCTGGACAAAACTATGTTAGAGGTGGGACAGAGAAAG GAAAAACCTTGGACATTATCAAGCCTGAAAATAACCCAAAGAAGCCAGTAATTAACTGGGCCTCTATTCGAGAAAACAGGGCCAAATATGAGTCTATGAAGTGGGCAG GCTTGCCTCCAATTGAGAAAAACTTCTACAAAGAATCACCCAGGACTGCATCTATGTCACAAGAAGAAGTGGAACTGTGGCG gaaagaaaataatgatatAACTTGTGATGACTTGAAAGAAGGTGAAAAGCGCTGCATTCCCAATCCTGTTTGTAAATTTGAAGATGTATTTGAGCATTATCCTGATATTATGGCCAATATAAGAAAAGTTGGTTTTCAAAAGCCTACACCAATTCAG TCCCAGGCGTGGCCAATTATACTCCAAGGAATTGATCTTATTGGTATAGCGCAGACTGGTACTGGGAAGACATTAGCATACTTAATGCCTGGATTCATTCACTTGACTTCACAACCAAT ATCCAAAGATCAGCGTGGAGGGCCTGGAATGTTAGTTCTTGCTCCCACCAGAGAACTGGCACTTCAGGTAGAGGCAGAGTGTTCAAAGTATGCATACAAAGGAATTAAAAG TATTTGCGTCTATGGTGGTGGGGACCGAAAAGGACAGATAGACACGGTTACCAAAGGTGTGGATATTGTTATTGCTACTCCTGGCAGACTGAATGATCTTCAAATGAACAACTTCATAAATTTGAAGAGCATAACATATTTG GTTTTAGATGAGGCTGACAGAATGCTGGATATGGGATTTGAACCTCAGATAATGAAGATCCTAATAGATGTGCGTCCTGACAGGCAAACTGTTATGACAAG TGCTACTTGGCCTGATGGTGTCCGTCGCCTAGCAAAATCCTACCTGAAAAATCCCATGATTGTGTATGTTGGCACTCTTGACTTAGCA GCAGTAAGCACAGTACAACAAAAAGTTATTGTTATccctgaggaagaaaagagatcTTTCATGCATAGCTTCATTAAGTCTATGAAGCCAAAAGATAAGGTCATCATTTTTGTGGGCAAAAAGCTTAC AGCTGATGACTTGGCAAGTGACTTTGGTATCCAAGGAATTCCAGTACAGTCACTTCATGGCAACAGGGAACAATGTGATCGAGAACAGGCTTTGGATGACTTCAAGAAAG GCAAAGTTCGTATATTGGTGGCTACTGACTTGGCATCCCGTGGCCTCGATGTGCACGATATTACTCATGTTTTCAACTTCGATTTCCCTCGCAACATTGAAGAATATGTTCACAGAGTAGGTCGTACTGGAAGAGCAGG GCGCTCCGGGGAGGCAGTAACACTTGTCACCAGCAATGATTGGAGGTTTGCGTCCGAGCTGATTGACATTCTGGAAAGAGCAAACCAA GTAGTTCCTGACGAGCTTATTGCAATGGCAGAAAGATACAAACAAtcacaaatgagaaaagaaattgaaaaggATATACCAAGACCTTGGAGAAAGCCCTCAAAATAA